From Priestia filamentosa, a single genomic window includes:
- a CDS encoding GNAT family N-acetyltransferase, which yields MQIREMKEKDNQRMEQIIKRSLESFDLNIPGTAYFDPELSSLSQYYQQQPNAKYWVVVNDQDEVIGGVGIAPFGQKKEVCELQKLYISPEAQGKGLSKELMKVAIDFAKEHYTCCYLETFKELQAANFLYIKFDFRQLEKPLEESEHNACDAWYIKKLS from the coding sequence ATGCAGATTCGTGAAATGAAAGAAAAGGATAATCAAAGAATGGAGCAAATTATTAAACGCTCTTTGGAATCATTTGACTTGAACATCCCAGGAACAGCCTATTTTGATCCCGAGCTGAGCAGTTTATCACAATATTACCAGCAACAACCAAATGCGAAATATTGGGTTGTAGTGAATGATCAAGATGAAGTGATAGGCGGTGTCGGAATTGCACCATTTGGACAAAAAAAAGAGGTCTGCGAGCTGCAAAAGCTCTATATTTCACCCGAAGCTCAAGGGAAAGGTCTGTCGAAAGAATTGATGAAAGTAGCAATCGACTTCGCAAAGGAACACTATACATGCTGTTACCTAGAGACATTTAAGGAACTCCAAGCAGCTAATTTCCTTTATATTAAATTTGATTTCCGACAACTCGAAAAACCACTAGAGGAATCAGAACATAATGCCTGCGACGCTTGGTATATAAAAAAATTATCATAA